AGCAAGGCTGGGCCCCGAGTCCACAGGGGGGAAAGCCCGGGTCGCACCCTCCAGGGGGCCAAGCGGGTGCCCAACTCGGGGTGGGCGTGGCCAGTTGGGTTCCGCCCCttggtgggagaggggtgggggaaccaGACCGAACTTCTCGGCAGGCAGGCTCAGGCTCGGGGTTCGGAAGGTGGGTGAGCGCCTGGGAGCAGGCGGCGTCTGCAGGCGTGAGCCCAGGAACACCTTTCCCCGTGCACTCACACCTGTGTCTGCTATGCAGCTGTCCCTTGCACGCACCGAGTCGGTGCATCACGCAGAGAGTGTGCCTGTGTGCCCTGGAGGGCGCGCATGCGTCTGAGTGTGCCTGCGTCCCCACACCTGTGCAGGCATAAGTACGTTTGTCCCGCtgcatgcatgcacgtgtgtcTGCTGGTGCTAGGGCGGGTGTGCAAGTACGCATGTGGAGAGGAAGGCCGGCTCAGCTCGGGGAAGACTCGGAGGGCCCCGGGGTCAGAGCCCACCCACCTGGCGGGCTGGTGCGAAACTCGTGGTCCGGAGAGAAAGGGCCCGGGCCCAGCGGGGTGAGCATCCGCACTCGGACGATGTACACCGTGTCGGGCTGCAGCTCCGTGAGCAGGACTCTGGGCTCCAGGACCATCTGGTGCCGCTCTtcatcctggggtggggggcccttgGGTTTTAAGCCAGACACGCGCTGGCCCCTGCGCCGCCAGCGTCTCCCGGGCGGCCCCCGGCAGCCTCACCTGGTTCAGCACGTGCAGCTCATAGCTCAGGTTGCCCCCCGGGCTGCGGGGCCGCGACCCCGCCCAGGTCAGCTCCAGCTGCCGCGGCTCCTTCTTCACCAGCCGCAGGGACAGGCCAGACAGCGGCTCTGCGGGGCCCAGGGGGAACGAGAGTGTTGGGGAGGAAAGGACAGGAAAGGACCCGGGCGGCTGTGGAatcgcgggggtggggggaggggcgaagCCATCTGGGTTCTTCCCTGCCCGGCCCGagtcccccaccccgggcccctcaCCGGCGTGCCCCATGCTGATGCTGAGCGAGGCGCTGGCGCGCTGGGCCGGCCCCAGCTCGGACACCCCGTTGCGGGCCTCGACGGTGAAGGTGTAGTTGGCGTAGGGCTCGAGGCCGTCCACGCGCACGGCGGGCGTGCTGAGCCCCGCGGCGCCGGGGGAGAAGTGCACGGTGCCCCCGCAGGGCTGGCAGGGGGCCCCGTCCTGCACGGCGCCCCGGCACTGTGCGCACGCCACGCGGTACTGGACATCCTGGCGCCCCCCTGGGTCCGCGGGTGGCTCCCAGCGCAGGGAGAGCTGAGTCCCGGAAACAGAGAAACTCAGGTTCTGGGGCGCTGAGGGAGGGCCTGAGGGAGAAGGGGGGGCGGAGATTAGCCGTGCCCGCCCTGCAGCCGCCCACCCGCCCGCAGCGCCCACCTCCTGCCACCCCAGGCCTCGGGGTCGCCAGAGGCCACGCTGCGGGAATGTTGAGTCCTCCGGGGGAGAAAGGATGCTTCACACCTATCTCGGGGGTCTGGAGACATGGTATAGCCACTGGGGAGCCCCCTTCGTACGtggctgaccgaggttcgatccccagcaccccatatggtcccctgagcaccaccaggaatgatccctgagagcaggagcactctaagcatcaccaggtggagTCCCCCCGCAACCCCCCCCATAAAAACTATCTCGGTATTGTCCCGGGGAACCTGGGCTGGGGCCGCTGACCGGCCAGCACCCCGGGACGGCCCCACCTCTGCTCGGCACTGGGAAATCCCGACCCGAACGGGCCAGTACTTCTTGGGTGAGACGCTACAGTGCTCTGCTTCGGGGAGGCGCAGGGACTCACGTGAGCAGGCGGCCTGGGGGCCCTCCCCAGGCGCACGGTAGTGGCCACTCTCGCAGAGACAGACGGTGGCCCCCTCGGCCTCGGCCACGCTGTGCTGGGGACACTCGAGGCAATGGGACGCGTCCGTGTCAGCCCGGTAGGAGCCACTGggacaggctggagagagggggCGAGAAGCACCGAGAGTCACGGCTGCCCCATCCCGGGGACCCGGCGCCCTGCTCAGGTGGGTCAAGCACgaagccccgccccccgcagggtgtggcctccctgagccccgcccccgggcgcCCCCCAACTCTCCTTACCACGGCAGCCCTCGCCCTCGCCTTCGCCCTCGCCGTCGTCCTCGGCGCCTTCCTCGAAGCCTGGCTCGCAGTGGCAGCGGCCCACGGGCACCAGCCACTCGCCGTCGGGGCTGCAGTGCAtgcggggggccgcggggcccggCCCGGGCCGCGCGCGGGGCACGCAGGTCCCGGCCACCTCCACCAGCCCGCCGGGGCCCGGGAGCGTGTCTGGGAAGCGGGCCAGGCCGTGCACGGTCTCCGGGCAGCGCTGGTAGAAGACGCGCACGGACACCAGCGCCACGCAGGCGCCCGGGTTGTGGAAGGCCAGGTAGAGGCCGCGGCGCGTCAGGCGGCCCAGGGAGCAGCGCTCCACGTTGAGCTTCACGGCGCCCGACGCCAGGTCCCGGGTGGTGAAGCTCTGGTCTGCAGCCACCGTGGTGACCTGCGTGCACGGGCGGGGGGACGAGGTCAGGCTTGGCCGTCACGCACCGACCAGCAAAGGCTGTTTGCGGGGCGCTTGGCACGTCACACAGAAGTAACCCGGGAGTTATTTGGTGTGAACTGCGGGGCTGGGCCTGCTTCTGTGCGTTTTGCTGTGGAGTCTGAGCAGTGACGATCCCACGCGGGAAGACGGATAAACATCCctagtgagggggctggagccacagtacagcggggaggacgtttgcctaaCACGccacagacccgggttcaatccctggcatcccagagggtcgccccagcactgccaggagtgattcctgagtgcagagccaggagtaacccctgtgcatcccccggtgtgacccaaaaagaaaaaaaaaatccctattgaggacaggaggaggggcggggcgggggaggggttaGCAAGTAAGAGAGTGCATGAGCGCACACTGGGCCAAAATGCAGGCTTTGCCTGTGCaggggggaggcctgggtttaatcctggtacTGCatagccctccccgccccctgtgtccctcccccagctctgctgggagtacgcctgagcactgagtgacgagtggcccctaagcactgcgggtgggggtggggggagtccaaaacaaaaacaacaatgttAGAGATGGGAAAACTGGGTCTCAGAGTGGTCGGGACCAGGTGCCAGGGCACACAGCTGCCACCAGCAGGCAGCGGGGCCAAGCGCCCATGGAAGTAAGTGTCCACtacccgcaccccacccccccagccccagcctctctGTGAGGCGAGGGGTCAGACTGTGTCAGGGGCGCACTACCAAGAACGGGTTTCACAGCGCGGCCTCTGACATAGCCTGGTCGGCCCTGCAGAGAACCCCAGGGCGCAGCTACCCTCACGGGCATACGGCACcgtctcccctgcctccctgccccctgcggGTACGCAGTCGTCCCTTGGGTGCTGGCGGCAGCCTCTGGGAGAGCCTCACACTGTCCCCGCTATTCTAGGACAGGGAACCAAGGCTGGGTGGGGATCATGCCTCTGATGTGGGCGGGGGCCGCAGTGCAGCAAGTGACGCACTGGCCCTGCGTGCGGGTGGCCCAGGTTGATCCTCCGCAGCCCTcacagccccccccaaccccggccctccaggagtgatggctgagtACAGAGCttacaggagtcagccctgagcactgctgggtgtaattcacacctcctccccaccccccaaaagttgggaggaggggctggagcgatagcacagcgggtagggcatttgcctggcacgtggctgaccggggttcgattcccagcatcccatatggtcccctgagcaccgccaggagtaattcctgagtgcagagccaggagtaacccctgagcatcgctgggtgtgaccctcccaaaaataaaagaaaaaaataaaaaagaagttgggAGGAATGTGGGCTACAGAAGAAAGTGGGCTCAGATGCAGCTGTTCTAGGGCCCCATCATTCCTCTGTAtcctggcccccaccccaacacacacacacacacacacacacacacacacacacacacacacagagccctgagGGATCTAGGGCGGGGCCAGCAGCACCTTCTGGAAGAGGGGCCGCCGGAGCTGAATGCCCACATCCTGGTCGCTCTCCATGAAGAGCAGGTTGAAGGTCTCCTTGCAGCCCAGCGGCCCTGCGCCCCCGGGGAAGCTCTTGCAGTCCCGCACGGTGAACTGCAGCTCCACATGCACGCGCGACGCCTCCTCCCCGCGGTAGATCCAGTTGGAGCGCAGCCAGTGGTCGGTGTCGCCCCCCTCCTGGACGGGGCAGTCCTGGTACATGTACAGGGGCGTCCCGTTCAGGATCTGCTGCCCCTCACTCCACTGCCAGAGGAAATCAGAGTCACCACCGCGTCGTCAGCGGCTGCCCCCAGTGGGTGTCACCACTGGAGCGTCAGCTGCTGTCCCCAGTGGGGTGTCACCACCGGAGTGTCAGCTGCTGTCCCCAGTGGGGTATCACCACTTGGAGAGTCACCTGCGGGGTGTCACCACTGGAGAGTCACCTGCTGCCCCCAGTGGGGTGTCACCACTGGAGTGTCACTCTGTCCTCAGTGGGCTATTCCAGGGTTGATGGATGGAGAgagggtccccccccccaccctggttCCAGCTACTGGTTCTGGCTACTTGTCCGACCGGAGGGTTAAAGAAAGGCCGCAGGTTTATTGGGTACAGAAGGAGCAAGGTGACACCTCCTTGCCACCTCCTGCGCTTCACCTAGCCCAGCCCGGTGGTGGCGAAACCACTGTCCCTTCCCCCGCACTGCCACTCCAAGGCAGACCTCTGCAGCAAAGGCTCATTCGCAaaaccttcctcccttccttcctgagggAGGAGGACATGAAGGCCGTCGAGCTCGGGAGGCCGAGGGCGAGCCAGACTCATCTCTCTGGTTACGGCCACTTTCAGATTCGACCGCGGCCAGCGTGTGCCCCTAgacaccatctccctggcctccctgcccccattctctctctttttattctttactaGAGGATcgtgatttaccaagttactGGACCAAGTGTGAGGCACGCAATATTTCAACACCgacctcaccaccagtgtccccatagtCCGTCCCTGTCCCTtatccccaacccctgtcccacctcccacctgtcaccttgacaggcatgtGACAAACAAAAAGGACGTTTACACTTGCTGAACAGGAGCTGGcgtgatagtacaacggggagggcatttgccttgcatgcggctgacccgggttcaatccccggcatcccatctagtccccggagctgcaccaggagtaactcctgagtgcagagaaaggaggaacccctgagcaccgctgggggtgacccaaataagcgaacaaataaaatgaagaaataaactcACTCCTCAGTGGAGCTCCGGCACCGTGCCTGCCACAGCTCTGTGGCCGTGGTGCACGGCTGAGAGGAGACGGCGTCACAGCCGGCTAGCTGACCGGCCCTATGCGTCCTGCACTCAGGCAGAGCTGGGCTGCCCCCGGGGGCACCCCAGGCTCCAGCATGCACACCCTCAAATAACACACCCTCCTGCACTATCACCAAAAGAATAACAGCCCCCACGGGACAGCGAAAACAGGGCtgaggcgggtgggggaggggtgcatgaGCTTTGGATGTGTGGGACCCtggttgaattcctggcaccatgtggcaCCCGGGCACGGCTGGCTGCAACCCTGGGGCTCTCCGGCACCATAGTGCAAAAGCAGCGCCATCTCCTTGGACCCTTGCACTGAGCCACGTGGCCCACATGGCAAAGGATCACTGGGAGCTGCCCCCGGATGCGGCCGAGAAACTCTCCCCACCAAAAGTCGAAGCAAGCCACCGAGTGTGAAGCCCCTCTCCACGCGCCCACCACTCGCCAGAGGGAATCGCTTACACCATGTGAAAGGAGAACCTCCTAAACCCAAGGCCTCggacacagcacagcggggagggcgcctacTGCGggcagcccacccgggttggatcccaGAGATTCCCTAGGATCCCCCGCCGCGCCCCTGAtgagccgccaggagtaacccccaagcatgctgagtgtgaccccaaaggaaaataaagaaccaaacaaGTGAACTCCTTAAACCATTTTCTGGGCACCTCTAGAAACGCCTGCATGCTTCCCCAAGGCCTTCGTTTCTAAACATAGGAACTGTCGTATGTAAACTTAAACGTCAACTTTTTTActcttaattaaaatgaaaaacaaggggctggagcaatagcacagcgggtagggcgtttgccttgcacgtggccgacccgggttcgattcccagcatcccatatggtcccttgagcaccgccaggagtaattcctgagtgcagagccaggagtaacccctgtgcattgccgggtgtgacccaaaaaccaaaaataaaaaaaataaaaaaaaataaaacgaaaaACAAAACCCGTCCAAAGGCTGCCGCACGAGCAGACGCCAACCAAACAGTGACCCACActgcagggtcccccgagccacGACTCACGGATGCACTCACCGACCACTGGGCATCCAGGGAGCCTTCAGCCTTTTCCCAACCGTCCAGATTCTGACAAGGAAACACCCCAGGACATTAGCAGGGCCCAGAGGGGCAGTGCAGGACCTTGCAAGCAACACGGCCACAGGTTCCCCTCCTCGGCGTCCCTCGGGCCACCCGTTGCCAGCCCCAGCGCCGCGGGGATTTCCAGCTGCGCCAAAGGCGGCTGTGTGGTTACCACATGAAGGGGGTGCAACCCCCGGTGAGCACCACAACAGACACCGGAGTCCTCCCGCTCAGGGTGCCGGCCCAGGCACACACTCACGGAGGCACTCGGCCGCACAGGAGGGCGAAGCTCTGTGGAGGTGACCACCAGAGCTGGGACTGCGTAAGAGCCCCCAAGAAGGGAACAAAAAGGACGTCCAAGGGTCCTTGACTCCCCCCCACTCTGTCAATTTACACTCCGGCTACAGTGCACAGAAGGCCTTCTTTGTGGGGGTCAGAAAGGAAGCATGGCACTTCCAAGGCTtaagtcccccgagcactgagctaggagtaactcctgagcactgtaaggagtgGCCCAACTCCCACTCCTTCCTCACACCCACCACTCCTAAACCAAAATCTCATCAAAATCaggttggttttctttctttctttttttttttttgctttttgggtcacacccagcgatgctcaggggttactcctggctctgcactcaggaattactcctggcggtgcttgggggaccatatgggatgccggggatcgaacctgagtcggccgtgtgcaaggcaaacgccctacccgctgtgctatcgctccggccccaaaatcaggctggttttctctctctctctctctttttaaaaatgagcagaacatacacaaatgcataaaCAAGGCCAAAAATCCATTTGAACTAATGGTGCTTTTATTTTATCAAGTTTTAATTTATGAGTTTTTCTTACATTCCAATTTCTTTTCCACTTCCTGGGGTTATTTTTAACACTGGGTATTAACAATCTCTTCACTCTGAGTCCATCCTATGGACAAAACACCATCTCTGGCCATTTACACTTTTCTTAAGGGGCAGCTATTTTTTCCTCCCACTCACTGCCTATTTTTATCTGTTcagacattttttgtttgtttggggggccacacccagcagtgctcagagccccgATGCTGTCCCCAAGGTGGAAACGCAAGGGGAGCAGCACCCACCTGGCCCTTGGCACCCATGCTTTGCCTGAGAGTCTATTGTTATATTCGACTGTTCATTtgaatgactttttgtttttaaaacagtaTAGAGATTAATCACTTGCTCGACAGATgactcaaatattttctccctgtctGTCATGTCATGTCACTCTGCTAATGACTTTACATAATAACATCTATCATCTCtccctttgtaatttttttttgggttgtttttctggggtacacctggtggtgcttagggcttactcccggctctgtgctcacagatcactcctccagggcttggggaaccatctgaggaactgggggtcaaacccaggttggctgtgtgcaaggcacgtacCCTGCCTCTCTGTCATCCCTCCAGCTCTCCCTTTATGGTCTTTTTGAGCTACGCACTTTGCTTGGGAAGCTCTCCCAAGCCTAACTCCTAAAGACCTTCTATATTTTCTCctgcatatatatgtctatgttatATATGtcgtttctttgttttggggtcatacccagcagtgctcaggaatcagtcctggctgggcttgggggaccatctatggtgccggggattgaccccgggctggctgcatgcaaggcaggtaccctacccgctatcctattgctctggccctacacTTTCTCATAAAATTTTTATGCAATAGATGCTTAGGCTGAggtttttgcctctccagaatgaCTATTTCTCTGTGTGCAGCACGAAGGCGTGACAGACCCTTACCTGCTTTTTTAAGATCATGGACAAGGATCAAGTTGAATCCGTACTCCCCACGTGGACTCACAATTCCAAGGTCATCACATGCCAAAGTCTCACATGTGTGCGCTTGTGCCTGAGCTTTCTGTTCTGCTCCACTGACCTGATATTCTTGTGCAACTGCACATCTTAATTACAGTTGAGGCACCGTATGTTCTGATATCCGGCAGGATGAGCCTCCCATTTTAATATTCCTTAAGGAGAAATTCTCAGTCATTGGACCAGAGCACTCCGAGGACTAGCGTGCAAGCCGTGAATATGGGACCCCAGTATCTAATCCCCAGTACCTCACcgtccccccaagtaccactggaagCAACTCCATGCACCATCAGgtacgccccccccaccccacaacagaCAAGCAATTTTccttagtcatttttttttctttttgctttt
The nucleotide sequence above comes from Sorex araneus isolate mSorAra2 chromosome 1, mSorAra2.pri, whole genome shotgun sequence. Encoded proteins:
- the EPHA1 gene encoding ephrin type-A receptor 1 — its product is MERRWALGLGLLLLLCAPPPGLRATEVTLMDTSTAQGELGWLLDPPEDGWSEGQQILNGTPLYMYQDCPVQEGGDTDHWLRSNWIYRGEEASRVHVELQFTVRDCKSFPGGAGPLGCKETFNLLFMESDQDVGIQLRRPLFQKVTTVAADQSFTTRDLASGAVKLNVERCSLGRLTRRGLYLAFHNPGACVALVSVRVFYQRCPETVHGLARFPDTLPGPGGLVEVAGTCVPRARPGPGPAAPRMHCSPDGEWLVPVGRCHCEPGFEEGAEDDGEGEGEGEGCRACPSGSYRADTDASHCLECPQHSVAEAEGATVCLCESGHYRAPGEGPQAACSRPPSAPQNLSFSVSGTQLSLRWEPPADPGGRQDVQYRVACAQCRGAVQDGAPCQPCGGTVHFSPGAAGLSTPAVRVDGLEPYANYTFTVEARNGVSELGPAQRASASLSISMGHAEPLSGLSLRLVKKEPRQLELTWAGSRPRSPGGNLSYELHVLNQDEERHQMVLEPRVLLTELQPDTVYIVRVRMLTPLGPGPFSPDHEFRTSPPVPRGLTGGEVVAIIFGVLLGVALLLGILVFRSRKAQHQRQPRQRERITDADPEDKLWLKPYVDLQAYEDPAQGALDFTQELDPGCLIVDTVIGEGEFGEVYRGTLRTSSQDCKTVAIKTLKDTSPDGHWWNFLREATIMGQFSHPHILHLEGVVTKRKPIMIITEFMENGALDGFLREREEQLVPAQLVAMLQGIASGMNYLSEHNYVHRDLAARNILVGQNLCCKVSDFGLTRLLDNFDGTYETQGGKIPIRWTAPEAIAHRVFTTASDVWSFGIVMWEVLSFGDKPYGEMSNQEVMKSIEDGYRLPPPMDCPALLYELMKNCWAYDRARRPPFHQLQAQLEQLLANPHPLRTIANFDPRVTLRLPSLSGSDGIPYRSVPEWLESIRMKRYILHFRSAGLDTMECVLELTAEDLVQMGITMPGHQKRILCSIQGFKD